One region of Armigeres subalbatus isolate Guangzhou_Male chromosome 3, GZ_Asu_2, whole genome shotgun sequence genomic DNA includes:
- the LOC134220386 gene encoding abnormal spindle-like microcephaly-associated protein homolog: protein MNFLLHRQRTPGKVIPVPNELKELMLEISREVLRAQPKSVIHFIADYLEAKLIRRENQVVADKVVDTVLDTSLDIINMLDEMGLNQEKAEQAVHMIRDAFQKHFKIRMSDEHLREAFREAEVLKRLIEECGFTESEALKAGKIIERAYKTYFLRNVYKDYHRPAVTSDWEEAAKHTLGIYAQSGATKEEMERAAVRIQATYRGYFTRKRQELDRKAAVIQEAYRKHQDKQITTEVLDQIIDDVIEPKFSAREEVLRILDMVLNEKPSRELTEETVNDAAIKIQSAYRGSKTRKEVMAMELPTAGPSNYSKERDEGISDPPPRISSEGSLEKAATLTQSLARGHLTRKKIQTEEAAIKIQSLARGHIARKQLSAAQSQQDK, encoded by the exons ATGAACTTCCTCCTGCACCGTCAACGTACTCCCGGAAAGGTAATTCCGGTTCCGAACGAGCTGAAGGAGCTTATGCTGGAAATAAGCCGCGAAGTACTGCGGGCACAACCAAAAAGTGTCATTCATTTTATCGCCGACTATCTAGAAGCGAAGCTGATCCGTCGAGAGAATCAGGTGGTGGCGGACAAGGTCGTGGATACTGTCTTGGACACCAGCTTGGACATAATCAACATGTTGGATGAGATGGGATTGAACCAGGAGAAAGCCGAACAGGCGGTTCATATGATAAGGGACGCTTTTCAGAAACATTTCAAGATTCGGATGTCGGATGAACATCTGAGGGAGGCTTTTCGTGAAGCTGAAGTGCTGAAAAGGTTGATAGAGGAGTGCGGATTCACCGAGAGTGAAGCGTTGAAAGCAGGGAAAATAATTGAGAGGGCCTACAAGACATATTTCTTGAGAAACGTATACAAGGACTATCATCGACCAGCGGTAACAAGCGATTGGGAAGAAGCGGCTAAACATACACTTGGAATTTATGCGCAGAGTGGAGCAACGAAGGAGGAGATGGAACGGGCGGCTGTAAGAATACAAGCAACTTATCGAGGGTACTTCACACGGAAGCGTCAAGAGTTGGACCGTAAAGCTGCAGTTATACAGGAAGCGTACAGAAAACATCAGGACAAACAAATTACTACCGAGGTTTTGGATCAGATCATAGACGATGTGATAGAACCAAAGTTTTCAGCACGGGAGGAGGTGTTGCGCATACTTGACATGGTTTTGAACGAAAAACCCTCTCGGGAACTAACGGAAGAAACCGTAAATGATGctgcaatcaaaatccaatccgcTTATCGTGGAAGTAAAACACGAAAAGAAGTGATGGCAATGGAGCTTCCAACAGCAGGGCCATCAAATTACTCTAAAGAAAGAGATGAAGGAATTTCGGACCCACCACCACGAATCAGCTCCGAAGGTTCCCTTGAAAAAGCAGCCACTTTGACGCAGTCCCTTGCCAGAGGTCATCTGACCCGCAAGAAGATTCAAACGGAGGAAGCCGCCATCAAGATACAG AGTCTAGCAAGAGGTCACATAGCTAGAAAGCAGTTGTCAGCCGCTCAGAGCCAGCAGGACAAATAG